One Spinacia oleracea cultivar Varoflay chromosome 4, BTI_SOV_V1, whole genome shotgun sequence DNA segment encodes these proteins:
- the LOC110805722 gene encoding cationic amino acid transporter 8, vacuolar, producing MSQILNPRNPTNLSPQKIPLLMATSAAAIDTKKPPEQPPGTSYWTCKKNDFFPETSFNSFSDYKSALSQIYPRLKDRVLSRSSDSFELVESQKESVNPMKKCLTWWDLIWMSFGSVVGSGIFTITGQEAHNHAGPAILISYAISGFSALLSVFCYTEFAVEIPVAGGSFSFLRIELGDFIAYIAASNILLEAVVGAAGLGRGWSSYFASMINSNSDFLRIRINSFSEGFNLLDPIAVIVLLIANGIAMSGTRRTSFLNWLSSVLSALVIVFIIIVGFMHSKTENLTPFFPYGAEGVFQAAAVVYWSYTGFDIVATMAEETKKPSRDIPIGLLGSMSVITVIYCLMSLTLTMMQKYSEIDVNAPYTVVFDKIGMKWAKYLVSVIALKGMTTSLLVGSLGQARYTTQIARAHMIPPWFARIHPKTSTPINATLLVTILSAVIAFFSSLDVLSSVFSFSTLFIFMLMAMALLVRRYYVADVTPKQGLYKFLGCLFFIASSSICLTVLWNVKHSWIGYTVCGVVWFAATLALQLLPKQRTPTIWQVPLVPWLPSLSIGMNIFLIGSLGYQAFLRFFICSAVMLLYYLFVGVHATYDVAHNEVTERKIEEAKEDSNQVKL from the coding sequence ATGAGTCAAATTCTCAATCCCCGAAACCCCACgaatctctctcctcaaaaaatCCCACTTCTCATGGCCACTTCCGCCGCCGCCATCGACACCAAAAAACCACCGGAGCAGCCACCGGGCACCAGCTACTGGACATGCAAAAAAAACGATTTCTTCCCGGAAACTTCCTTCAATTCATTCTCAGACTACAAATCAGCCCTTTCCCAGATTTACCCACGTCTCAAGGACAGGGTACTGAGTCGTTCCTCCGACTCGTTCGAACTCGTTGAGTCGCAGAAAGAGAGTGTGAACCCCATGAAAAAATGCCTGACATGGTGGGACCTTATATGGATGAGTTTCGGGTCCGTTGTTGGGTCGGGTATTTTCACGATTACGGGTCAAGAAGCACATAATCATGCAGGTCCAGCAATCTTAATATCCTATGCAATTTCTGGGTTTTCTGCTTTGTTATCTGTTTTTTGTTACACAGAATTTGCTGTTGAAATCCCTGTTGCTGGTGGTTCATTCTCTTTTCTTAGGATTGAATTGGGTGATTTTATTGCTTATATTGCTGCTAGTAATATCTTGCTTGAAGCTGTTGTTGGTGCTGCTGGTTTAGGGAGGGGATGGTCATCTTATTTTGCCAGTATGATTAATAGTAACTCCGATTTCTTGCGAATTCGGATTAATTCCTTTTCCGAGGGGTTTAATCTTCTCGACCCTATCGCTGTGATTGTGCTGTTAATCGCGAATGGTATAGCTATGTCCGGGACTAGGAGAACGTCATTTTTGAATTGGTTGAGTTCAGTGTTGAGTGCAttggttattgtttttataatcATTGTAGGGTTTATGCACTCAAAAACTGAGAATTTAACACCGTTTTTCCCATATGGGGCTGAAGGAGTGTTTCAGGCTGCTGCTGTTGTGTACTGGTCTTATACAGGGTTTGATATAGTTGCTACCATGGCTGAAGAGACTAAGAAACCATCTAGGGATATTCCAATTGGGTTATTGGGATCAATGTCTGTTATAACTGTGATTTATTGTTTGATGTCATTGACATTGACTATGATGCAAAAGTACAGTGAGATTGATGTGAATGCACCTTACACTGTTGTTTTTGACAAGATTGGTATGAAATGGGCAAAGTATTTAGTGTCTGTTATTGCTCTTAAAGGGATGACCACCAGTTTGCTGGTGGGTTCTCTAGGACAAGCTCGTTATACGACACAGATTGCTAGGGCACATATGATTCCTCCATGGTTTGCTCGTATTCATCCGAAAACTAGCACTCCTATCAATGCCACATTGCTTGTGACTATTCTCAGTGCTGTTATTGCCTTCTTTTCGAGTTTGGATGTTTTATCTAGTGTCTTCTCATTCAGTACACTCTTCATTTTTATGCTTATGGCTATGGCATTGTTAGTAAGACGCTACTACGTTGCAGATGTTACGCCAAAGCAAGGGCTATACAAATTTCTTGGATGCTTGTTTTTCATTGCAAGCTCTTCAATTTGCTTGACAGTACTGTGGAACGTAAAGCACAGCTGGATTGGTTATACTGTTTGTGGAGTGGTTTGGTTTGCTGCTACTTTGGCATTGCAGTTACTGCCAAAACAGCGAACCCCAACGATTTGGCAGGTTCCATTAGTCCCATGGTTGCCCTCATTGTCGATTGGGATGAATATATTTCTTATAGGATCATTGGGTTATCAGGCATTCCTAAGGTTCTTCATCTGTAGTGCAGTAATGCTACTGTATTATCTCTTTGTGGGTGTGCACGCGACTTATGATGTTGCTCATAATGAAGTGACGGAAAGGAAGATTGAGGAAGCAAAGGAGGACAGCAATCAAGTGAAGCTCTAA
- the LOC110805709 gene encoding ubiquitin carboxyl-terminal hydrolase 15, protein MLQPRQADIPALFLVLVVLPVVLYILLGKWSEASNKKERINLLVEEAFVESFRPEAMATTTVIPPPTTAFWECARCHGAATTRCSKCKSVRYCSGRCQIIHWRQGHKEQCQPPDDIYSSFESASIEETDIGRDFSHKGASHQFNGCSSQLLGANSSGASAADTSASVEACQMSKQEMATLEKRVSRKSSKKMPDSKVRVAPISSDAYLRSIRDPSKEASTRPHKLRGRDSTNLEDGVKSQTMDVLSSGERSMNAKEVASGYSTPIREATNCSEEVLRRNTFSQTVSSCKSVESGKSMPKVAREQAQLEKVRKGHGSSEPVAGMGNSTSTHETNGITSIGSMKSIGLKKLSKMSGKATSEMDFGSHKKVKVLFPFEKFAKFFEVEVFDLGPRGLLNCGNSCYANAVLQCLTCTKPLVAYLLSRAHSRTCSLEKWCLMCELEQHVFLLRDAAGPLSPSRILSHIRSINCQIGDGSQEDAHEFLRLLVASMQSICLEEAGGENEVHPILQETTLVQQTFGGRLRSMVACLRCHQESERYENIMDLTLEIFGWVESLEDALTQFTTPEDLDGENMYRCGRCASYVRARKQLSIDEAPNILTIVLKRFQEGNYGKINKCITFPEMLDMVPYMTGTNDCPPLYMLYGVVVHVDTLNASFSGHYVSYVKDLQGNWFRIDDTVVNPVPMSQVMSEGAYILFYMRSFPRPPRAYIKSGRKQQAAKSSRPSVSKTHNSSKVGKDVHQSNNRRFNQAAETHADFMEFSDATTSDWSLFTSSDEASFTSESTRDSFSTVDYSDNGNVDPFSSMFGIHSSCVRPTQRMVSCSMFSGSKPVTRYVSEQTGYVLDSDHAVDNMQVGGNMRQVSVPFNEAFLSDSEYQNFVNYESTASDSFIQTFTNVQL, encoded by the exons ATGCTTCAGCCAAGGCAAGCTGATATACCTGCCCTGTTCCTGGTCCTGGTTGTGCTACCGGTGGTTTTGTACATCTTACTTGGAAAATGGAGTGAGGCTTCAAATAAAAAGGAGAGGATAAATTTGCTCGTTGAAGAGGCATTCGTAGAGTCCTTTAGACCAGAGGCTATGGCAACAACCACTGTTATTCCTCCTCCAACTACTGCTTTTTGGGAGTGTGCCAGATGCCACGGCGCAGCTACAACACGCTGCTCCAAATGCAAGTCTGTTAGATACTG TTCTGGAAGGTGTCAGATAATTCATTGGAGGCAAGGTCACAAAGAACAATGCCAGCCTCCCGATGATATTTATTCGTCTTTTGAGTCTGCTTCAATAGAAGAAACTGATATTGGGAGGGATTTTAGTCACAAAGGTGCATCTCATCAGTTCAATGGCTGTTCATCACAGCTCCTTGGTGCCAATTCTTCTGGTGCTTCCGCTGCTGATACTTCAGCTTCTGTAGAAGCTTGTCAGATGTCAAAACAAGAGATGGCAACCTTAGAAAAGCGAGTTTCACGCAAATCCTCTAAGAAAATGCCAGATAGCAAAGTTAGAGTAGCACCTATCTCAAGTGACGCATACTTGAGGAGTATTCGAGATCCTTCAAAAGAGGCTTCGACTAGGCCGCATAAG TTAAGAGGTAGGGACTCCACAAACTTGGAGGATGGAGTCAAAAGCCAGACAATGGACGTATTATCTTCAGGTGAAAGAAGCATGAATGCAAAGGAAGTAGCTTCAGGGTACAGTACGCCAATCAGAGAAGCAACTAATTGTAGTGAAGAAGTTTTGAGGAGGAACACTTTCTCACAGACAGTCTCAAGCTGCAAGAGTGTCGAATCTGGAAAGTCAATGCCTAAAGTAGCAAGAGAACAAGCACAGTTGGAAAAAGTGAGGAAGGGACATGGATCTAGTGAACCAG TTGCTGGAATGGGAAATTCCACCTCCACACATGAAACCAATGGTATAACAAGCATCGGGTCAATGAAATCCATTGGCCTCAAAAAGTTATCAAAGATGTCCGGAAAGGCTACCTCTGAAATGGATTTTGGTAGTCATAAGAAAGTGAAG GTGCTATTTCCTTTCGAAAAATTTGCGAAGTTCTTTGAAGTTGAGGTGTTTGACTTGGGGCCTAGAGGTCTTCTGAATTGCGGAAACAG TTGCTATGCAAATGCCGTGCTGCAGTGTTTAACCTGCACAAAACCTCTTGTTGCCTACCTGCTGAGCCGAGCACATTCAAGAACCT GCTCCCTCGAGAAGTGGTGCTTAATGTGTGAACTTGAGCAACACGTGTTTCTGTTAAGAGACGCCGCAGGGCCTTTGTCTCCAAGCAGAATTTTGTCGCACATAAGGAGTATAAATTGCCAGATAGGTGATGGAAGTCAGGAAGATgcacatgaatttttaag GCTTCTAGTTGCATCAATGCAATCAATATGTCTAGAGGAAGCAGGTGGCGAGAACGAGGTTCACCCCATTTTGCAGGAAACAACACTTGTGCAGCAGACATTTGGTGGGCGCCTTAGATCAATG GTTGCATGTTTGAGATGTCACCAAGAATCAGAACGATACGAGAACATTATGGATCTGACACTGGAGATCTTTGGATGGGTTGAATCACTGGAAGATGCACTCACTCAGTTCACCACTCCTGAAGATTTGGATGGGGAGAACATGTACAGATGTGGAAG GTGCGCTTCTTATGTGCGGGCCAGAAAGCAGTTGAGCATTGATGAGGCCCCCAACATTCTTACAATTGTCCTGAAGAGATTTCAG GAAGGCAATTATGGCAAGATTAACAAATGTATAACATTTCCAGAGATGCTGGACATGGTCCCATATATGACCGGCACAAACGACTGCCCTCCGCTTTACATGCTTTATGGTGTAGTTGTGCATGTGGATACATTAAATGCATCTTTTTCAGGGCACTATGTATCTTACGTGAAGGATCTTCAGGGGAATTGGTTCAGGATAGATGACACAGTG GTAAATCCAGTGCCTATGAGCCAGGTGATGTCAGAAGGAGCATATATCTTGTTCTACATGAG GTCTTTTCCTCGACCACCAAGGGCCTATATAAAGAGCGGTAGAAAGCAACAAGCTGCCAAGTCTTCAAGGCCCTCTGTGTCTAAAACTCATAATTCTTCAAAAGTTGGAAAAGATGTTCACCAATCCAACAATAGAAGATTTAATCAAGCTGCGGAAACTCATGCAGATTTCATGGAGTTTTCTGATGCCACAACCAGTGATTGGTCTCTTTTCACTAGTTCAGATGAAGCATCTTTCACCAGTGAAAGTACACGAGATTCATTCAGTACCGTTGATTATTCTGATAATGGCAATGTTGATCCATTTTCTTCAATGTTTGGTATTCATTCTAGTTGTGTCCGTCCCACTCAAAGAATGGTTTCATGTAGCATGTTTTCAGGCAGCAAGCCTGTGACAAGATATGTTTCCGAGCAGACAGGGTATGTTTTAGATTCAGACCATGCGGTTGACAATATGCAAGTAGGAGGAAATATGAGACAGGTTAGTGTTCCTTTTAATGAAGCTTTCCTGTCTGACAGTGAGTaccaaaattttgtaaattatgAGAGTACGGCCAGTGATAGTTTTATTCAGACTTTTACGAATGTTCAGCTCTGA
- the LOC110805716 gene encoding uncharacterized protein, with amino-acid sequence MGAIKLLELALFLNLFSNPALFCGKEKPQSFPPSCNRIECPSYDLIEEGNGFEIRRYNSSVWASTSKIDDISLVQATRTGFLQLFNYIQGKNDDKKKIEMTAPVITQVSPSDGPLCESSFVVSFYVPKENQANPPSSKGLHIQKWEPTYVAVRQFGGFVSDYAVGEEAAILQSSLAGSKWAAAIEKSQKDNPKTSYTVAGYNSPFEIFNRVNEIWFNFDMDNVADM; translated from the exons ATGGGTGCGATAAAACTATTGGAATTAGCTCTGTTTTTGAACCTGTTTTCAAACCCTGCATTATTTTGTGGGAAAGAAAAACCTCAATCATTTCCACCATCATGTAATCGAATCGAATGCCCGAGTTATGATTTGATAGAGGAAGGAAATGGGTTTGAAATCCGTCGTTATAATTCATCAGTTTGGGCGTCTACTTCCAAAATTGATGACATCTCTCTTGTTCAGGCTACCCGTACTGGCTTCTTGCA GCTATTCAACTATATTCAAGGGAAAAACGACGACAAGAAAAAAATAGAGATGACAGCACCAGTGATCACCCAAGTCTCCCCTAGTGATGGACCTTTATGTGAATCTTCATTTGTGGTGAGCTTCTATGTTCCAAAGGAGAACCAGGCAAACCCACCATCTTCCAAAGGGCTGCACATCCAGAAGTGGGAACCAACTTATGTTGCAGTCAGACAGTTCGGGGGTTTTGTCTCTGACTATGCAGTTGGAGAGGAAGCTGCGATATTGCAGAGCAGCCTTGCAGGGTCGAAATGGGCAGCTGCCATCGAAAAGAGCCAAAAAGATAATCCCAAGACGAGTTACACCGTTGCTGGCTATAATTCTccatttgaaattttcaataGGGTGAATGAGATATGGTTTAATTTTGACATGGACAATGTTGCTGATATGTGA